A section of the Cryobacterium soli genome encodes:
- the ddaH gene encoding dimethylargininase — MCKPEFFTVVYRINPWMDPALPTDTSLAVAQWQTLYDTYVGLGFDVRLIDPIDGLPDMVYAANGGFVIDGIAYGAKFTYPQRQPEGPAYMDWFGANGFDVREPVEINEGEGDFLLVGDVILAGTGFRSASNSHEEVSGIYNRPVITLKLVNPSFYHLDTAVAVLDDTNIAYLPSAFDEPSLATLRERFPDAIIVTEEDAAILGLNSYSDGYNVVIAARAKDFERQLRDRGYNPIGVDLSELLLGGGGVKCCTLELRR; from the coding sequence ATGTGCAAGCCCGAATTCTTCACGGTGGTCTACCGGATCAATCCCTGGATGGACCCGGCCCTGCCCACCGACACGAGCCTTGCTGTCGCCCAGTGGCAGACCCTGTACGACACCTATGTCGGCCTCGGCTTCGACGTGCGCCTGATCGACCCGATCGATGGACTCCCCGACATGGTCTACGCGGCCAACGGTGGCTTCGTCATCGACGGCATCGCCTACGGCGCCAAGTTCACCTACCCTCAGCGCCAGCCCGAGGGCCCGGCCTACATGGATTGGTTCGGCGCCAACGGCTTCGACGTGCGTGAGCCCGTCGAGATCAACGAGGGCGAGGGCGACTTCCTGCTCGTCGGCGATGTGATCCTGGCCGGAACCGGGTTCCGCAGCGCCTCGAACAGCCACGAAGAGGTCTCGGGTATCTACAATCGCCCGGTAATCACCCTCAAGCTGGTGAACCCGAGTTTCTACCACCTCGACACCGCCGTGGCCGTGCTCGATGACACCAACATCGCCTACCTGCCCAGCGCCTTCGACGAACCGAGCCTGGCGACCCTGCGCGAGCGCTTCCCCGACGCGATCATCGTCACCGAAGAGGATGCCGCCATCCTCGGCCTCAATTCCTATTCCGACGGCTACAACGTCGTGATCGCCGCCCGGGCCAAGGACTTCGAACGGCAACTGCGTGACCGTGGCTACAACCCGATCGGTGTGGACCTGTCCGAGCTGCTGCTCGGCGGCGGCGGCGTGAAGTGCTGCACCCTGGAGCTGCGCCGATGA
- a CDS encoding DJ-1/PfpI family protein — MDKIIILTGDAAETLEVFYPYQRLREAGYEVHIAAPEKKKLQFVVHDFVDGFDTYTEKLGHMWDADIAFKDVNPADYLAVVVPGGRAPEYIRNDEDAKRIVRHFFETNAPVAALCHGPMLLAAAGVLQGRTSSAYPALKLDVELGGGTFENGAAVVDGNLVSGRAWPDHPEWMREFMKLLDDARVQSRPVEAAATA; from the coding sequence ATGGACAAGATCATCATTCTCACCGGAGACGCCGCTGAGACGCTCGAGGTGTTCTACCCGTACCAGCGCCTGCGCGAGGCCGGCTACGAGGTGCACATCGCCGCCCCGGAGAAGAAGAAACTGCAATTCGTGGTGCACGACTTCGTCGACGGCTTCGACACCTACACCGAGAAGCTCGGCCACATGTGGGATGCCGACATCGCGTTCAAGGACGTGAATCCCGCCGACTACCTCGCCGTGGTGGTTCCGGGCGGCCGGGCACCGGAGTACATCCGCAACGACGAGGACGCCAAGCGCATCGTGCGGCACTTCTTCGAGACCAACGCGCCGGTCGCCGCGCTCTGCCACGGGCCCATGCTGCTGGCCGCGGCCGGGGTGCTGCAGGGGCGCACCTCCTCGGCGTATCCCGCCCTCAAACTGGACGTGGAACTGGGCGGGGGCACCTTCGAGAACGGCGCGGCCGTCGTGGACGGCAACCTGGTCTCCGGCCGGGCCTGGCCCGACCACCCCGAGTGGATGCGCGAGTTCATGAAGCTCCTCGACGACGCCCGGGTGCAGAGCCGGCCCGTGGAGGCCGCCGCCACCGCGTAG
- a CDS encoding alpha/beta fold hydrolase encodes MRYRLPRVATALAPASVPPSGLPGLDPAWSRIVDVPESALDNGLGGGPAGDSHAWHLLDNGERLAELGVEPVGTVLCVHGNPTWSYLWRDLVAQATASAAAGGPAWRVIAVDQLDMGYSERTGVARPLARRVRDLDDLTRTLGLAGPVVTFGHDWGGVVSLGWAVDHPDLLAGVMLLNTAIHQSETEAIPAPLRLALARGMLSAGTVLTPAFLDTTLALGHPALPAAVKNAYRAPYRGPARRGGIGGFVADIPVDAGHDSHAELDRIAESLRTLTVPALMLWGPRDPIFSDRYLDDLIDRLPHADVHRFEGAGHLIAEDVDYAGAALTWLGASAPVEPASVEPPASVEPPASVEPVETPLAESDSPGLDKLDQRVGLDQPVGLDQRVGLDERTAPDYRPLWHYLDELHDSDETALIDMAPTGGDGPRVVSWRLLSRRVRQIAAGLHQVGVRRGDRVSLLVPPSADLTAVLYACVRLGAVVVVADAGLGLTGLTRAVRGARPDHVIGALPGLMAARALGWPGQKISTNRLPTASRRALGVSYALADLISLGRDEELPEPPQADDVAAVLFTSGSTGPAKGVVYTHGQLSAVSQALTEQYGVGRGTGLVAGFAPFALLGPALGARSVTPDMDVTAPKTLTATAVAAAVAAIDATVVFLSPAALANVVATQAALTGADRDALAGVRSFLSAGAPVSEPLLASAAALMPGATAHTPYGMTEGLLMTDITLDGIREAALDDVARGPGGVCVGRPTATTRVRISALDDTGAAVGEISEAAQVTGEIVVSAPHVKDHYDRLWLTDLAATRAVTAGERWHRTGDVGHLDSAGRLWVEGRLPHVITTAHGVVTPVGPELSVSALTDVSRAAAVGVGPAGSQQVVIVVETVPAAARVGLAGPGLAAEVRMVAGHPVAAVLVVPHLPTDIRHNSKIDRTRLAGWAQGILTGARLTQP; translated from the coding sequence GTGAGGTACCGGCTGCCGCGTGTCGCGACGGCCCTGGCTCCGGCGAGCGTTCCGCCGAGCGGCCTCCCCGGGCTCGACCCGGCCTGGTCCCGCATCGTGGATGTGCCCGAGAGCGCCCTCGACAACGGTCTCGGCGGCGGCCCCGCCGGGGACAGCCACGCCTGGCACCTGCTCGACAACGGGGAGCGACTGGCCGAACTGGGCGTGGAGCCCGTCGGCACGGTGCTCTGCGTGCACGGCAACCCCACGTGGTCCTATCTCTGGCGAGACCTGGTGGCGCAGGCCACGGCATCCGCGGCCGCCGGCGGACCGGCCTGGCGGGTCATCGCGGTCGATCAGCTCGACATGGGCTACTCCGAACGCACCGGCGTCGCCCGGCCGCTCGCCCGGCGGGTGCGCGACCTCGACGACCTCACCCGCACGCTCGGCCTCGCGGGCCCCGTCGTCACCTTCGGCCACGACTGGGGCGGCGTGGTCTCCCTCGGCTGGGCGGTAGACCATCCGGACCTGCTGGCCGGCGTGATGCTGCTGAACACCGCGATCCACCAGAGCGAGACCGAGGCGATCCCCGCCCCACTGCGCCTCGCGCTGGCCCGGGGGATGCTCAGTGCCGGCACCGTGCTCACCCCGGCGTTCCTGGACACCACCCTGGCCCTCGGGCACCCGGCCCTGCCCGCCGCGGTGAAGAACGCCTACCGGGCGCCCTACCGCGGCCCCGCCCGCAGGGGCGGCATCGGTGGATTCGTCGCCGACATCCCCGTGGACGCCGGGCACGACAGCCATGCCGAGCTCGATCGCATCGCCGAGTCGCTGCGGACCCTCACCGTTCCCGCCCTCATGCTCTGGGGGCCGCGGGACCCGATCTTCAGCGACCGGTACCTCGACGACCTCATCGACCGGCTGCCGCACGCCGACGTGCACCGCTTCGAGGGCGCCGGGCACCTCATCGCCGAAGACGTCGACTACGCGGGCGCCGCGCTGACCTGGCTCGGGGCATCCGCGCCGGTTGAGCCTGCGTCGGTCGAGCCGCCTGCGTCGGTCGAGCCGCCTGCGTCGGTCGAGCCTGTCGAGACCCCGCTTGCCGAGAGCGACTCGCCGGGTCTCGACAAGCTCGACCAGCGTGTGGGCCTCGACCAGCCTGTGGGCCTCGACCAGCGTGTGGGCCTCGACGAGCGCACGGCCCCCGACTACCGTCCGCTCTGGCACTACCTCGACGAGCTGCACGACAGCGACGAGACCGCGCTCATCGACATGGCTCCCACCGGCGGTGACGGCCCTCGCGTGGTCAGCTGGCGGCTGCTCTCCCGCCGGGTGCGCCAGATCGCCGCCGGCCTGCACCAGGTGGGCGTGCGCCGTGGCGACCGCGTGTCGCTGCTCGTGCCGCCCAGCGCCGACCTCACCGCGGTGCTCTACGCGTGTGTCCGGCTCGGCGCCGTCGTGGTCGTGGCCGACGCCGGCCTCGGCCTCACCGGGCTCACCCGTGCAGTGCGCGGAGCCCGCCCCGACCACGTCATCGGCGCGCTGCCCGGCCTGATGGCCGCCCGCGCGCTCGGCTGGCCCGGTCAGAAGATCTCGACCAACCGGCTCCCCACCGCCAGCCGCCGCGCCCTCGGCGTCTCCTACGCTCTCGCCGACCTCATCTCGCTGGGCCGCGACGAGGAGCTGCCGGAGCCGCCCCAGGCCGACGACGTGGCCGCGGTGCTCTTCACCTCCGGCTCGACCGGTCCGGCCAAGGGTGTCGTCTACACCCACGGCCAGCTCTCCGCCGTGAGCCAGGCATTGACCGAACAGTACGGCGTGGGCCGCGGCACCGGTCTGGTGGCCGGCTTCGCGCCGTTCGCCCTGCTGGGCCCGGCCCTCGGAGCCCGGTCGGTGACGCCCGATATGGACGTCACCGCGCCCAAGACCCTCACCGCCACCGCCGTGGCAGCCGCGGTGGCCGCCATCGACGCCACCGTCGTGTTCCTCTCCCCGGCCGCGCTGGCCAACGTCGTTGCCACCCAGGCGGCCCTCACTGGCGCCGACCGGGACGCGCTGGCCGGTGTGCGCAGCTTCCTCTCCGCCGGAGCGCCGGTGTCGGAGCCGCTCCTCGCCTCGGCCGCGGCGCTCATGCCCGGGGCCACGGCCCACACGCCATACGGCATGACCGAGGGGCTGTTGATGACCGACATCACCCTCGACGGCATCCGTGAGGCCGCCCTCGACGACGTGGCGCGCGGACCCGGCGGCGTGTGCGTCGGGCGCCCCACCGCCACCACCCGGGTGCGCATCAGCGCCCTCGACGACACCGGTGCTGCCGTCGGCGAGATCTCCGAGGCTGCCCAGGTCACCGGGGAGATCGTGGTCTCCGCCCCGCACGTGAAGGACCACTACGACAGGCTCTGGCTCACCGATCTGGCCGCCACTCGTGCCGTGACAGCGGGCGAACGCTGGCACCGCACGGGAGACGTGGGCCACCTCGACTCCGCCGGCCGGCTCTGGGTCGAGGGACGCCTGCCGCACGTCATCACCACCGCGCACGGCGTCGTCACTCCGGTCGGACCGGAGCTGTCCGTGTCGGCGCTGACGGACGTGAGCCGCGCCGCAGCCGTGGGCGTCGGCCCGGCCGGCAGCCAGCAGGTCGTCATCGTCGTCGAGACCGTGCCCGCCGCCGCCCGCGTCGGCTTGGCCGGACCCGGCCTCGCTGCGGAGGTGCGGATGGTCGCCGGCCATCCGGTCGCTGCCGTGCTCGTCGTGCCGCACCTGCCCACCGACATCCGTCACAACTCGAAGATCGACCGTACCCGCCTGGCCGGCTGGGCGCAGGGCATCCTCACGGGCGCCAGGCTGACCCAGCCATGA
- a CDS encoding YdeI/OmpD-associated family protein, with protein sequence MEFRTVIEQSGATATGIPVPEEVVASLGPGKRHAITVTINGHSYRSSVAPYRGKYMIALSADNRDKAGVAGGDEVDVTIERDDQPRTVEEPAVLTAALDADPEARAAFDKLSFSNQRRHVLAVDGAKSDGTRVRRVQAVLTELHGD encoded by the coding sequence ATGGAATTTCGCACCGTGATCGAGCAGTCCGGTGCCACCGCAACGGGCATCCCGGTCCCCGAGGAGGTGGTGGCATCCCTTGGCCCCGGCAAGCGGCACGCCATCACCGTCACGATCAATGGGCACAGCTACCGCAGCTCGGTCGCGCCCTACCGGGGCAAGTACATGATCGCGCTGAGCGCCGACAACCGCGACAAGGCCGGGGTGGCCGGCGGAGACGAGGTGGATGTCACCATCGAACGTGACGACCAACCGCGCACCGTTGAAGAACCGGCTGTTCTCACGGCGGCGCTGGACGCCGATCCCGAAGCCCGCGCGGCCTTTGACAAGCTTTCTTTCAGCAACCAGCGCCGCCACGTGCTCGCCGTCGATGGTGCCAAGTCCGACGGCACCAGGGTGCGCCGGGTGCAGGCCGTTCTGACCGAGTTGCACGGCGACTGA
- a CDS encoding LysR family transcriptional regulator encodes MPVDTTLLRRFVAVAEELDIARAAKNLNVSRTTLMKSVAALEAELGVPLFEPAADNPFLTEAGIALLGESKGLLAHMPPAGGPSQGSGNSSGSGGGKAKASKGRGRAPAVKGQSAPGKRRQSR; translated from the coding sequence ATGCCCGTGGACACCACACTGCTCCGGCGTTTTGTCGCCGTCGCCGAGGAACTGGACATCGCCCGCGCCGCGAAGAACCTCAACGTGTCGCGCACGACGCTGATGAAGTCGGTCGCCGCGCTGGAGGCCGAGCTCGGAGTGCCGCTGTTCGAACCCGCCGCCGACAACCCCTTCCTCACCGAAGCCGGGATCGCCCTGTTAGGCGAGTCCAAGGGGCTGCTGGCCCACATGCCACCGGCCGGCGGCCCCTCCCAGGGCTCGGGCAACAGCAGTGGATCCGGCGGCGGCAAGGCCAAAGCGTCAAAGGGGCGTGGTCGCGCACCCGCCGTCAAAGGCCAGTCCGCCCCGGGCAAGCGCCGCCAGTCCCGCTGA
- the rocD gene encoding ornithine--oxo-acid transaminase — protein MSAPINQAELADSTGLTAQVGLTDPAAAIALENAHAAHNYHPLPVVVASGDGAWVTDINGKRYLDCLAAYSAVNFGHSNPVLLDAARAQLGRITLTSRAFHNDQLGPFVTALAKLAGKDMVLPMNTGAEAVESGIKVARAWGYRVKGVAAGMANIIVAGGNFHGRTTTIISFSDDDSARADFGPFTPGFRTVPYGDAAALEAAIDENTVAVLLEPIQGEAGIVVPPADYLPAVREITTRHNVLFIADEIQSGLGRTGATFAVELAGVVPDLYLLGKALGGGIVPVSAVVGNADILGVLRPGEHGSTFGGNPLAAAVGLAVVNLLATGEYQQRARELGAHLHERLLGLVGHGVLEVRGAGLWAGIDIDPALASGRAVCEALMERGVLAKDTHGSTIRLAPPLVVSAEDLDWAVDQLAAVLEEFAA, from the coding sequence ATGAGCGCCCCGATCAACCAGGCCGAGTTGGCCGATTCGACCGGCCTGACCGCCCAGGTGGGCCTGACCGACCCGGCGGCGGCCATTGCGCTGGAGAATGCGCACGCCGCGCACAACTACCACCCACTGCCCGTGGTGGTCGCCTCCGGTGACGGCGCCTGGGTCACCGACATCAACGGTAAGCGCTACCTGGACTGCCTGGCGGCGTACTCCGCGGTCAACTTCGGCCACTCCAACCCCGTGCTGCTGGATGCCGCGCGCGCCCAGCTCGGGCGCATCACGCTCACCAGCCGTGCCTTCCACAACGACCAGCTGGGCCCGTTCGTGACCGCGCTGGCCAAGCTCGCCGGCAAAGACATGGTGCTGCCGATGAACACCGGCGCCGAAGCCGTGGAGTCCGGCATCAAGGTCGCCCGTGCCTGGGGCTACCGGGTGAAGGGCGTCGCCGCGGGGATGGCCAACATCATCGTGGCCGGCGGCAACTTCCACGGCCGCACCACCACCATCATCAGCTTCTCCGACGACGATTCCGCCCGCGCCGACTTCGGCCCGTTCACGCCGGGCTTCCGCACCGTGCCCTACGGTGACGCCGCCGCGCTCGAGGCGGCCATCGACGAGAACACCGTGGCCGTGCTGCTCGAACCCATCCAGGGCGAGGCCGGCATCGTCGTACCGCCCGCCGACTACCTGCCTGCCGTGCGGGAGATCACCACCCGGCACAACGTGCTCTTCATCGCCGACGAGATCCAGTCCGGACTCGGCCGCACCGGCGCCACCTTCGCGGTCGAACTCGCCGGCGTCGTGCCCGATCTCTATCTGCTCGGCAAGGCCCTCGGCGGCGGCATCGTGCCGGTGTCCGCGGTGGTCGGCAACGCCGACATCCTCGGCGTGCTGCGTCCGGGCGAGCACGGGTCCACCTTCGGCGGCAACCCGCTCGCCGCGGCCGTGGGCCTGGCCGTGGTGAACCTGCTCGCCACCGGCGAGTACCAGCAGCGGGCGCGGGAGCTCGGCGCCCACCTGCACGAGCGTCTGCTCGGCCTGGTCGGGCACGGCGTGCTCGAGGTGCGCGGCGCCGGCCTGTGGGCCGGGATCGACATCGACCCGGCCCTGGCCAGCGGCCGCGCGGTGTGCGAGGCCCTGATGGAGCGCGGCGTGCTCGCGAAGGACACGCACGGCTCCACCATCCGCCTCGCCCCGCCCCTCGTGGTCTCGGCCGAGGACCTCGACTGGGCCGTGGACCAGCTCGCGGCCGTACTGGAGGAATTCGCCGCCTGA
- a CDS encoding Lrp/AsnC family transcriptional regulator yields the protein MDNLDRGILDLLRQNARAGYGDIGSVVGLSASAVKRRVDKLVADKVIRGFTIQVDPSIDGMSTEAYVELFCRGTVAPDELLRILSGVPEVVDAGTVTGSADAIVHIRARDIPGLEAALEKVRLAPNVDHTRSAIVLTRLIHRGAE from the coding sequence ATGGACAACCTCGATCGCGGCATTCTCGACCTTCTCCGCCAGAACGCCCGGGCCGGTTACGGCGATATCGGCTCCGTGGTGGGTCTGTCGGCCTCGGCCGTCAAGCGCCGGGTGGACAAGCTCGTCGCCGACAAGGTTATCCGCGGCTTCACGATCCAGGTCGACCCGTCGATCGACGGGATGAGCACGGAGGCCTATGTGGAGCTGTTCTGCCGCGGAACCGTCGCTCCCGACGAGCTGCTGCGCATCCTCTCCGGCGTTCCGGAGGTCGTGGACGCCGGCACCGTGACCGGCAGCGCCGATGCCATCGTGCACATCCGCGCCCGGGACATCCCGGGGCTCGAGGCCGCGCTGGAGAAGGTGCGCCTAGCGCCCAACGTCGACCACACCCGCAGCGCGATAGTGCTCACCCGGCTGATCCACCGCGGCGCCGAATAG
- a CDS encoding DUF3592 domain-containing protein → MDLHAIISMLSEILTIVGLLVGLPLYIAGLSVRGFGGRWVQTDGVVAATASGPVIRWFDSTGEVHEALADSHETVHLEPGDDVTVWFSARAPERCRTHSPDHDGKALRLTGLILLALGVASAILGVVLLFF, encoded by the coding sequence GTGGACCTTCACGCGATCATCTCGATGCTCAGCGAGATCCTCACCATCGTGGGCCTGCTCGTCGGTCTTCCGCTCTACATCGCCGGCCTGTCGGTGCGTGGTTTCGGCGGCCGCTGGGTGCAGACCGACGGTGTCGTCGCCGCCACCGCGTCCGGCCCGGTGATCCGCTGGTTCGACAGCACCGGCGAAGTGCACGAAGCCCTGGCCGACAGCCACGAGACGGTACACCTGGAACCCGGCGACGATGTCACCGTGTGGTTCAGCGCCCGCGCGCCCGAGCGCTGCCGCACCCACTCGCCCGACCACGACGGCAAGGCCCTGCGGCTGACCGGATTGATCCTGCTCGCGCTGGGTGTCGCCTCGGCGATCCTGGGGGTCGTGCTGCTGTTCTTCTAG
- a CDS encoding alpha-hydroxy acid oxidase gives MVDRRIPRIKDLAPLMQFKVPELNAKKRRLDAALTIHDLRAIAKKRTPKAAFDYTEGAAEGEISLQRARQAFEDIEFQPSILRDVSTVSTGWDVLGAPVAQPFGIAPTGFTRMMQTEGEIAGAHAAAKAGIPFSLSTMGTTAIEDVKKANPHGRNWFQLYMWKDRDRSMALVERAAAAGFDTLLVTVDVPVAGARLRDKRNGFSIPPQLTLGTVVNALPRPEWWINFLTTEPLAFASLDRWSGTVGELLDTMFDPTVTFEDLAWIKAQWPGKVVVKGVQNLADAKKLADLGVDGITLSNHGGRQLDRAPIPFHLLPSVAREVGNDLEVHLDTGIMSGADIVASVALGARFTMIGRAYLYGLMAGGEAGVDRAIQILSDQVARTMRLLGVNSLEELEPAHVTQLTRLGRIDPLAAQAVEALPGRF, from the coding sequence ATGGTTGACCGCCGCATTCCCAGGATCAAAGACCTTGCCCCGCTCATGCAGTTCAAGGTTCCAGAGCTCAACGCCAAGAAGCGCCGCCTCGATGCGGCGCTGACCATCCACGACTTGCGGGCCATCGCGAAGAAGCGCACCCCCAAGGCCGCGTTCGACTACACAGAGGGAGCCGCGGAGGGAGAGATCTCGCTGCAGCGCGCCCGGCAGGCGTTCGAGGACATCGAATTCCAGCCGTCGATCCTGCGTGACGTGTCGACCGTGTCCACCGGATGGGACGTGCTCGGCGCGCCCGTCGCCCAGCCGTTCGGCATCGCCCCCACCGGCTTCACCCGCATGATGCAGACCGAGGGCGAAATCGCCGGCGCCCACGCGGCCGCGAAGGCCGGCATCCCGTTCTCGCTGTCAACCATGGGCACCACGGCGATCGAAGATGTCAAGAAGGCCAACCCGCACGGCCGCAACTGGTTCCAGCTCTACATGTGGAAGGACCGCGACCGGTCGATGGCCCTCGTGGAGCGGGCCGCCGCCGCGGGCTTCGACACCCTGCTCGTCACGGTCGACGTGCCCGTGGCCGGTGCGCGCCTGCGTGACAAGCGCAACGGCTTCTCCATCCCACCGCAGCTCACCCTGGGCACCGTGGTCAACGCGCTGCCGCGGCCGGAGTGGTGGATCAACTTCCTGACCACCGAACCGCTCGCCTTCGCCAGCCTCGACCGCTGGAGCGGCACCGTGGGCGAACTGCTCGACACCATGTTCGACCCCACCGTGACCTTCGAGGACCTCGCCTGGATCAAGGCGCAGTGGCCGGGCAAGGTCGTGGTGAAGGGCGTGCAGAACCTCGCCGACGCGAAGAAGCTCGCCGACCTCGGCGTGGACGGCATCACACTGTCGAACCACGGCGGCCGGCAGCTCGACCGCGCTCCGATCCCGTTCCACCTGTTGCCCAGCGTGGCCCGCGAGGTGGGCAACGATCTCGAGGTGCACCTGGACACGGGCATCATGAGCGGCGCCGACATCGTGGCCTCCGTGGCGCTCGGCGCCCGCTTCACCATGATCGGCCGCGCCTACCTCTACGGCCTGATGGCCGGCGGCGAGGCCGGCGTGGACCGGGCCATCCAGATCCTGTCCGATCAGGTGGCCCGCACCATGCGGCTGCTGGGCGTGAACTCGCTTGAGGAACTCGAGCCCGCCCACGTCACCCAGCTCACCCGACTGGGCCGCATCGACCCGCTGGCCGCGCAGGCCGTGGAGGCCCTGCCCGGCCGCTTCTAG
- a CDS encoding NAD-dependent epimerase/dehydratase family protein, translating into MKVLVTGASGFLGRAVAAAIVAAGHEVRCFQRRPSGVTGATDALGSITEPSEVAAAVAGVDAIVHLAAKVSLAGSAAEFTAVNVSGTRSLIAAARAAGVQRLVFVSSPSVAHSGSSITGDDALPADPEHARGDYARTKAAAELLALAADSEDLRVVVVRPHLVWGPGDTQLIARIVERARAGRLPLLGHGAALIDSTYIDNAADAIAAALERVDAVHGNAYVITNGEPRPVAELLAGICQAAGVPTPAWSVPAGVARAAGSVIEAAWRAFPGADEPPMTRFLAEQLSTAHWFDQRRTREDLRWTPAVTLDEGLARLAASYASAAAPEA; encoded by the coding sequence ATGAAGGTCCTGGTCACGGGGGCCAGTGGCTTCCTCGGCCGGGCCGTCGCGGCCGCGATCGTGGCTGCCGGCCACGAGGTCCGTTGCTTCCAGCGACGGCCGAGCGGTGTGACCGGCGCCACGGATGCTCTCGGCTCGATCACCGAGCCGTCGGAGGTGGCCGCCGCGGTGGCCGGCGTCGACGCCATCGTGCACCTGGCCGCGAAGGTCTCGTTGGCCGGCTCGGCCGCCGAGTTCACCGCCGTCAACGTGAGCGGCACCCGCAGCCTGATCGCCGCGGCCCGCGCCGCCGGCGTACAACGCTTGGTGTTCGTCTCATCGCCGTCGGTCGCGCACTCCGGCAGCTCCATCACGGGCGACGATGCGCTGCCCGCCGACCCCGAGCACGCCCGGGGCGACTACGCGCGCACCAAGGCCGCCGCGGAGCTGCTCGCGCTCGCCGCCGACTCCGAGGATCTGCGGGTCGTGGTGGTGCGGCCCCACCTGGTCTGGGGCCCCGGCGACACGCAGCTCATCGCCCGCATCGTGGAGCGTGCCCGCGCCGGCCGGCTGCCGTTGCTCGGCCACGGCGCCGCGCTGATCGACTCCACCTACATCGACAACGCCGCCGACGCCATCGCTGCCGCCCTCGAGCGAGTGGATGCCGTGCACGGCAACGCCTACGTCATCACCAACGGTGAGCCCCGCCCGGTCGCCGAGCTGCTGGCCGGCATCTGCCAGGCGGCCGGCGTGCCCACGCCCGCCTGGAGTGTTCCGGCCGGCGTCGCCCGCGCGGCCGGATCCGTCATCGAGGCCGCGTGGCGGGCGTTCCCCGGTGCCGACGAGCCGCCGATGACCCGGTTCCTGGCCGAGCAGCTGTCCACCGCGCACTGGTTCGACCAGCGCCGCACGCGCGAAGACCTGCGCTGGACCCCCGCGGTCACCCTCGACGAGGGCCTGGCCCGCCTGGCGGCCTCCTACGCGTCCGCGGCCGCGCCGGAAGCCTGA
- a CDS encoding GntR family transcriptional regulator: MRLVIDPQSTTPPFEQIRMQVIDAVRTGTLTPGDKLPTVRRLAEDLGLAPNTVARSYRALEQDEVIETRGRLGSFVAATGDATQRQMQQAAVVYAERATSLGVDVDEALAIVQAALRASR; this comes from the coding sequence GTGAGGCTGGTCATCGACCCGCAGTCCACCACCCCGCCCTTCGAGCAGATCCGGATGCAGGTCATCGACGCCGTGCGCACCGGCACCCTGACGCCCGGCGACAAGCTGCCGACGGTGCGCCGCCTGGCGGAGGACCTGGGCCTGGCTCCGAACACTGTGGCGCGCAGCTACCGTGCGCTGGAGCAGGACGAGGTGATCGAGACCCGCGGGCGGCTCGGCTCCTTTGTGGCTGCGACAGGGGATGCTACGCAACGGCAGATGCAGCAGGCCGCGGTCGTCTACGCCGAGCGAGCGACATCGCTCGGGGTCGACGTCGACGAGGCGCTGGCGATCGTGCAGGCGGCGCTGCGCGCGTCCAGGTGA
- a CDS encoding FadR/GntR family transcriptional regulator, whose translation MTVDERRAWEIVLAHIEDDLLGGRLKPGDRLPGERALATELGVGRSSVREAIRVLEVLGLVRTNVGSGPTAGAIIVALPGGGMSALMRLQVAAQGFPVADIVKTRLVLETAVAAELAEAVLSAALLHPDLMHPDRLAPDLSRCAQLLAAMDAEGLTEDEFLALDAAFHLSLAEACGNQVVIATMSGLRNAIEGYVRAGVARLASWPDTSTRLRAEHRGILAAIEAADPAEAHSLVHAHISGYYAETRLTPERSRSSAFPATPPIPAETGPVHG comes from the coding sequence GTGACCGTCGACGAACGCCGTGCCTGGGAGATCGTGCTCGCCCACATCGAGGACGACCTGCTCGGCGGCCGGCTGAAGCCCGGCGACCGACTGCCCGGCGAGCGCGCCCTGGCCACCGAGCTGGGTGTGGGCCGTTCGAGCGTGCGTGAAGCCATCCGGGTGCTCGAGGTGCTCGGACTCGTGCGCACCAATGTGGGGTCGGGACCTACCGCCGGTGCGATCATCGTGGCGCTGCCCGGCGGCGGCATGAGCGCCCTGATGCGCCTCCAGGTTGCCGCGCAGGGCTTCCCGGTGGCCGACATCGTGAAGACCCGGCTCGTGCTGGAGACCGCCGTGGCCGCCGAACTCGCCGAGGCAGTACTGTCGGCGGCCCTGCTGCATCCCGACCTGATGCACCCCGACCGGTTGGCCCCCGATCTGAGCCGGTGCGCCCAACTGCTCGCCGCGATGGATGCCGAGGGCCTGACCGAAGACGAATTCCTCGCCCTCGACGCGGCCTTCCACCTGTCGCTGGCCGAGGCCTGCGGCAACCAGGTCGTGATCGCCACCATGTCCGGGCTGCGGAACGCCATCGAGGGGTATGTGCGGGCCGGAGTGGCCCGGCTGGCCTCCTGGCCCGACACCAGCACCCGACTGCGCGCCGAGCACCGCGGCATCCTGGCGGCTATCGAAGCCGCAGACCCGGCCGAGGCCCACAGCCTCGTGCACGCCCATATCTCCGGGTACTACGCCGAGACCCGGCTGACCCCCGAGCGAAGCCGCTCCTCCGCCTTCCCTGCCACCCCGCCCATCCCCGCCGAGACAGGACCCGTCCATGGTTGA